In the genome of Amaranthus tricolor cultivar Red isolate AtriRed21 chromosome 15, ASM2621246v1, whole genome shotgun sequence, one region contains:
- the LOC130801856 gene encoding chaperone protein ClpB3, chloroplastic-like, which yields MATATTSFPGAYLRVPPKNGVRNALFSQSIVSIALNSRKPKSLKSLKSSTNSFHFGLRKSCRKGSNYGSFVVRCDAAGGRITQQEFTEMAWQAIVSSPEVAKENKHQIVETEHLMKALLEQKNGLARRIFSKAGIDNTSLLEATDKFIQRQPKVLGESAGSMLGRDFEGLIQKAREYKKEYGDSFVSVEHLVLAFAQDKRFGKQLFSDFRLSEKTLRSSIQAVRGRQSVIDQDPEGKYEALEKYGKDLTAMAREGKLDPVIGRDDEIRRCIQILSRRTKNNPVLIGEPGVGKTAIAEGLAQRIVEGDVPQALMNRKLISLDMGALIAGAKYRGEFEDRLKAVLKEVTEAEGQTILFIDEIHTVVGAGATNGAMDAGNLLKPMLGRGELRCIGATTLDEYRKYIEKDPALERRFQQVYVDQPSVENTISILRGLRERYELHHGVRISDSALVEAAVLSDRYISGRFLPDKAIDLVDEAAAKLKMEITSKPTALDEINRSVLKLEMERLSLTNDTDKASKERLNRLDTELSILKEKQAELTEQWEHEKSVMTRIQSIKEEIDRVNIEIQQAEREYDLNRAAELKYGSLNSLQRQLESAEKELDEYMKSGKSMLREEVTGSDIAEIVSKWTGIPVSKLQQSEREKLLHLEEELHKRVVGQDPAVRAVAEAIQRSRAGLSDPHRPIASFMFMGPTGVGKTELAKALASYLFNTEEALVRIDMSEYMEKFAVSRLIGAPPGYVGYEEGGQLTEIVRRRPYAVILFDEIEKAHADVFNVFLQILDDGRVTDSQGRTVSFTNTVIIMTSNVGSQYILNAEDETSSKEITYEIIKQRVMDAARSIFRPEFMNRVDEYIVFQPLDREQISSIVQLQLQRVQSRIADRKMKIEVTDPAVQLLGKLGYDPNYGAKPVKRVIQQHVENEIAKGILRGDFKEEDTIVVDTEVTAFSNGQLPQEKLVFRKLEPESGSSAEEEKQAVSPF from the exons ATGGCTACTGCTACGACGTCGTTTCCGGGAGCCTATCTTCGTGTTCCACCAAAGAATGGGGTTAGAAATGCGTTGTTTTCTCAGTCTATAGTCTCTATTGCACTCAATTCAAGAAAACCCAAGTCGCTAAAATCATTGAAATCGAGTACAAATTCATTTCATTTTGGTTTACGTAAGAGTTGTAGGAAGGGTTCTAATTACGGCTCTTTTGTTGTTCGATGTGATGCAGCTGGTGGCAGG ATTACTCAGCAAGAATTCACAGAAATGGCTTGGCAAGCAATTGTTTCTTCTCCAGAAGTGGCAAAAGAGAATAAACATCAGATAGTGGAGACTGAGCATTTGATGAAAGCCCTTTTGGAGCAAAAGAATGGACTTGCTCGTCGCATTTTTTCTAAAGCTGGAATTGATAATACCAGCCTACTTGAAGCAACCGACAAGTTTATACAACGGCAACCGAAG GTTCTGGGTGAATCTGCTGGTTCAATGTTGGGACGAGATTTTGAAGGATTGATTCAAAAAGCCAGGGAATACAAGAAAGAATACGGAGATTCATTTGTGTCCGTGGAGCATTTGGTTCTTGCTTTTGCACAAGATAAGAGATTTGGGAAACAGCTGTTCAGTGATTTTCGGCTTTCTGAGAAAACTCTAAGATCTTCAATACAAGCTGTAAGGGGACGCCAATCAGTCATTGATCAAG ATCCAGAAGGTAAATATGAAGCTCTGGAGAAGTATGGAAAAGATTTGACTGCTATGGCAAGAGAAGGAAAACTAGACCCTGTAATAGGAAGAGATGACGAGATACGTAGATGCATCCAGATTTTGTCACGGAGAACCAAAAATAATCCTGTTCTAATTGGTGAACCTGGTGTAGGCAAAACTGCAATCGCTGAGGG GCTTGCTCAAAGAATCGTTGAGGGGGATGTTCCACAAGCTTTGATGAACCGAAAG TTAATTTCGCTTGACATGGGAGCACTCATCGCTGGAGCTAAATATCGGGGTGAATTTGAGGACCGACTGAAGGCTGTTCTGAAGGAAGTGACAGAGGCTGAGGGTCAGACCATCCTTTTTATTGATGAGATTCACACAGTAGTTGGAGCAG GTGCCACAAATGGTGCTATGGATGCTGGTAATCTTTTGAAGCCTATGCTCGGCCGTGGAGAGTTGCGATGTATTGGCGCTACTACACTTGATGAATATCGTAAATACATTGAGAAGGATCCAGCATTGGAGCGACGTTTTCAACAGGTGTATGTTGACCAGCCAAGCGTTGAAAATACAATCTCAATACTTCGTGGTCTACGTGAGAGATATGAGTTGCATCACGGAGTTAGGATATCTGATAGTGCCCTTGTGGAAGCTGCTGTCCTTTCAGATCGCTACATTAGTGGACGGTTCTTACCAGACAAAG CTATTGACTTGGTTGATGAAGCCGCTGCTAAACTAAAGATGGAGATAACATCAAAACCTACTGCGCTTGATGAGATTAACCGTTCTGTATTGAAGCTTGAGATGGAAAGACTCTCACTTACCAATGACACTGATAAAGCGTCAAAAGAGAGGCTCAATCGGCTTGATACAGAGTTGTCCATATTAAAGGAAAAGCAAGCTGAGTTGACTGAGCAATGGGAGCATGAGAAAAGTGTAATGACACGCATACAGTCCATCAAAGAAGAG ATTGACAGGGTAAACATTGAGATCCAGCAGGCAGAGCGAGAATATGATCTAAATCGTGCTGCTGAACTAAAGTATGGCAGTCTCAATTCTCTACAACGCCAATTAGAAAGCGCGGAAAAAGAGCTGGATGAGTACATGAAATCAGGGAAATCTATGTTACGAGAAGAAGTAACTGGTAGTGATATCGCTGAAATCGTTAGCAAGTGGACAGGAATTCCTGTTTCAAAGCTACAGCAGTCAGAGAGGGAGAAACTATTGCATTTGGAAGAAGAGCTACACAAACGTGTCGTGGGCCAAGATCCAGCAGTAAGGGCTGTAGCTGAGGCTATTCAACGTTCTAGGGCTGGGCTCTCTGATCCACATCGCCCGATTGCCAGTTTCATGTTCATGGGCCCCACCGGTGTGGGAAAGACTGAGCTAGCTAAGGCCTTAGCCTCTTACCTGTTCAACACCGAGGAGGCCCTTGTTAGAATTGATATGAGTGAATACATGGAGAAGTTTGCCGTCTCGAGACTTATAGGTGCTCCACCTGGTTACGTGGGATATGAGGAGGGAGGCCAATTAACAGAAATAGTTAGGAGGAGGCCATATGCAGTGATCCTATTCGATGAGATAGAAAAGGCGCATGCTGACGTTTTCAACGTGTTCCTTCAAATTTTGGACGATGGTAGGGTGACCGACTCACAAGGACGAACTGTGAGCTTCACCAATACGGTAATCATTATGACTTCAAATGTTGGATCGCAATACATTTTAAATGCTGAAGACGAGACTTCGTCGAAGGAGATTACGTATGAGATTATAAAGCAAAGAGTGATGGATGCGGCCCGATCAATCTTCCGTCCCGAGTTTATGAACAGAGTAGATGAATATATCGTCTTTCAGCCTCTTGATCGTGAACAAATTAGCAGCATTGTGCAATTACAG CTGCAAAGAGTTCAATCGAGAATTGCAGATCGTAAGATGAAGATTGAAGTGACTGATCCCGCAGTTCAACTTCTCGGCAAGCTTGGATATGATCCCAACTATGGCGCCAAGCCTGTTAAGCGTGTAATACAGCAGCATGTGGAGAATGAGATTGCAAAAGGCATCTTGAGAGGAGATTTTAAAGAAGAAGATACCATTGTTGTCGATACAGAGGTCACAGCTTTTTCAAATGGCCAGCTTCCGCAGGAAAAACTCGTATTCCGGAAACTTGAGCCCGAGTCTGGTTCCTCTGCTGAAGAAGAGAAACAAGCTGTTTCTCCTTTTTAG
- the LOC130801857 gene encoding uncharacterized protein LOC130801857 isoform X2, giving the protein MEGESNKRKMKEMEGIASIALLPCGSISGHFIHLPHSTCYGLHGSELACERECSRGDDYRLIKLNIVDFRTKREATVIVECKGHDAARFNNAEHVHGWGDDFTKEVEQKQAKNKITVSFECQSLKADKAAEDHIKQFMPKLMGMDAVGRNSMICVLLGVWVIIDAVWQIDNVPYYSI; this is encoded by the exons ATGG AAGGAGAATCAAACAAGAGAAAGATGAAGGAAATGGAAGGAATAGCATCAATAGCACTACTTCCATGTGGTTCAATTTCTGGTCATTTCATCCATCTTCCTCATTCTACTTGCTATGGTCTCCATGGCTCTg AACTTGCATGCGAACGAGAGTGCAGCAGAGGTGACGACTACCGTTTAATCAAGCTCAATATTGTTGATTTCAGA ACGAAAAGAGAAGCGACTGTGATCGTAGAATGTAAAGGACATGATGCCGCAAGGTTTAACAATGCTGAACATGTTCATGG CTGGGGAGATGATTTCACTAAAGAAGTTGAACAGAAGCAAGCAAAAAACAAGATTACAGTGTCTTTTGAGTGCCAGTCACTCAAGGCTGATAAAGCAGCAGAAGATCACATCAAGCAATTCATGCCCAAATTGATGGGCATGGATGCTGTTG GAAGAAACAGTATGATTTGCGTTCTTCTTGGTGTTTGGGTGATAATTGATGCTGTTTGGCAAATTGACAATGTACCATATTATTCAATATAA
- the LOC130801857 gene encoding uncharacterized protein LOC130801857 isoform X1 codes for MAEGESNKRKMKEMEGIASIALLPCGSISGHFIHLPHSTCYGLHGSELACERECSRGDDYRLIKLNIVDFRTKREATVIVECKGHDAARFNNAEHVHGWGDDFTKEVEQKQAKNKITVSFECQSLKADKAAEDHIKQFMPKLMGMDAVGRNSMICVLLGVWVIIDAVWQIDNVPYYSI; via the exons ATGG CAGAAGGAGAATCAAACAAGAGAAAGATGAAGGAAATGGAAGGAATAGCATCAATAGCACTACTTCCATGTGGTTCAATTTCTGGTCATTTCATCCATCTTCCTCATTCTACTTGCTATGGTCTCCATGGCTCTg AACTTGCATGCGAACGAGAGTGCAGCAGAGGTGACGACTACCGTTTAATCAAGCTCAATATTGTTGATTTCAGA ACGAAAAGAGAAGCGACTGTGATCGTAGAATGTAAAGGACATGATGCCGCAAGGTTTAACAATGCTGAACATGTTCATGG CTGGGGAGATGATTTCACTAAAGAAGTTGAACAGAAGCAAGCAAAAAACAAGATTACAGTGTCTTTTGAGTGCCAGTCACTCAAGGCTGATAAAGCAGCAGAAGATCACATCAAGCAATTCATGCCCAAATTGATGGGCATGGATGCTGTTG GAAGAAACAGTATGATTTGCGTTCTTCTTGGTGTTTGGGTGATAATTGATGCTGTTTGGCAAATTGACAATGTACCATATTATTCAATATAA
- the LOC130801857 gene encoding uncharacterized protein LOC130801857 isoform X3 — protein sequence MAEGESNKRKMKEMEGIASIALLPCGSISGHFIHLPHSTCYGLHGSELACERECSRGDDYRLIKLNIVDFRTKREATVIVECKGHDAARFNNAEHVHGWGDDFTKEVEQKQAKNKITVSFECQSLKADKAAEDHIKQFMPKLMGMDAVVNVGKMTIKGLDFSEEDDQTDDGLDI from the exons ATGG CAGAAGGAGAATCAAACAAGAGAAAGATGAAGGAAATGGAAGGAATAGCATCAATAGCACTACTTCCATGTGGTTCAATTTCTGGTCATTTCATCCATCTTCCTCATTCTACTTGCTATGGTCTCCATGGCTCTg AACTTGCATGCGAACGAGAGTGCAGCAGAGGTGACGACTACCGTTTAATCAAGCTCAATATTGTTGATTTCAGA ACGAAAAGAGAAGCGACTGTGATCGTAGAATGTAAAGGACATGATGCCGCAAGGTTTAACAATGCTGAACATGTTCATGG CTGGGGAGATGATTTCACTAAAGAAGTTGAACAGAAGCAAGCAAAAAACAAGATTACAGTGTCTTTTGAGTGCCAGTCACTCAAGGCTGATAAAGCAGCAGAAGATCACATCAAGCAATTCATGCCCAAATTGATGGGCATGGATGCTGTTG TTAACGTTGGAAAGATGACTATCAAAGGTTTGGACTTCAGCGAAGAAGATGATCAAACTGATGATGGGCTGGATATTTGA